One Streptomyces fagopyri DNA window includes the following coding sequences:
- a CDS encoding MerR family transcriptional regulator, with translation MRIGELATRAGTTTRTLRYYESRGLLPARRTGNGYRTYDEDDLRLLRQIRTLQDFGFDLEETRPFVECLRAGHPEGDSCPASLAVYRRKLGELDALIGELRAVRSEVGAQLARAERARDELAADAAVPGGPEPVCELGGRTR, from the coding sequence ATGCGAATCGGCGAGCTGGCGACGAGGGCCGGGACCACCACGCGCACCCTGCGGTACTACGAGTCACGGGGGCTGCTGCCCGCGCGGCGTACCGGCAACGGCTACCGCACCTACGACGAGGACGACCTGAGGCTGCTGCGGCAGATCAGGACGCTCCAGGACTTCGGGTTCGACCTGGAGGAGACGCGGCCGTTCGTGGAGTGCCTGCGGGCCGGGCATCCGGAGGGGGACTCCTGTCCCGCCTCGCTCGCGGTCTACCGCCGCAAGCTGGGTGAACTCGACGCGCTGATCGGTGAGTTGCGGGCGGTGCGGAGCGAGGTCGGCGCGCAGTTGGCTCGGGCCGAGCGGGCCCGCGACGAGCTGGCCGCCGACGCGGCGGTTCCGGGGGGTCCGGAGCCGGTGTGCGAACTGGGAGGGCGGACACGGTGA
- a CDS encoding cation:dicarboxylate symporter family transporter codes for MMPTTSSRRAAVASTPTAPAAPAAKRDRTHYLYIAVIIAVALGIGVGFAAPDFAKELKPIGTGFVALIKMMISPIIFCTIVLGVGSVRKAAKVGKVGGLALGYFICMSFVALAIGLVVGNIIHPGSGMHLTEAVKGVGHTQAEAAAEGPVDFLLGIIPTTFVSAFTEGQVLQTLLIALLVGFALQAMGRAGRPVLRGVEHIQKLVFRILGMIMWAAPVGAFGAMAAVIGETGMDALKALGTIMLGFYITCALFVVIVLGTLTKLVAGINVFQLLKYLGREFLLIVSTSSSESALPRLIAKMEHLGVSRPVVGITVPTGYSFNLDGTMIYLTMASLFIADTMDQPMSIGQQIGLLLFMMVASKGAAGVSGSGIAVLASGLQSHKPALVDGVGLIIGIDRFMSEARAVTNFAGNAVATLLIGTWTGEVDKERVTRVLAGELPFDERTLLDDAGEDADASAELPEQGGDKELAKA; via the coding sequence ATGATGCCGACGACGTCGTCAAGGAGGGCAGCCGTGGCCAGCACCCCAACGGCACCTGCCGCACCCGCCGCCAAGCGGGACCGCACCCACTACCTCTACATCGCGGTGATCATCGCGGTCGCCCTCGGAATCGGCGTCGGGTTCGCCGCGCCGGACTTCGCCAAGGAGCTCAAGCCGATCGGCACGGGCTTCGTCGCCCTGATCAAGATGATGATCTCGCCGATCATCTTCTGCACGATCGTGCTCGGGGTCGGTTCGGTACGCAAGGCCGCCAAGGTGGGCAAGGTCGGCGGCCTCGCGCTCGGCTACTTCATCTGCATGTCGTTCGTGGCCCTCGCCATCGGCCTGGTGGTCGGCAACATCATCCACCCGGGCAGCGGAATGCACCTGACCGAGGCCGTGAAGGGCGTCGGGCACACGCAGGCGGAAGCCGCCGCGGAGGGGCCGGTCGACTTCCTCCTCGGGATCATCCCGACCACCTTCGTCTCGGCCTTCACCGAGGGCCAGGTCCTCCAGACGCTGCTGATCGCGCTGCTCGTGGGCTTCGCGCTGCAGGCCATGGGCCGGGCGGGCCGGCCCGTGCTGCGCGGCGTCGAGCACATCCAGAAGCTGGTCTTCCGCATCCTCGGCATGATCATGTGGGCCGCGCCCGTCGGTGCCTTCGGAGCGATGGCGGCCGTCATCGGCGAGACCGGCATGGACGCGCTGAAGGCGCTGGGCACGATCATGCTGGGCTTCTACATCACCTGCGCCCTGTTCGTCGTGATCGTGCTCGGCACGCTGACGAAACTGGTGGCCGGGATCAACGTCTTCCAGCTGCTGAAGTACCTGGGCCGGGAGTTCCTGCTGATCGTCTCCACCTCGTCCTCCGAGTCCGCGCTGCCGCGGCTGATCGCGAAGATGGAGCACCTGGGCGTCAGCCGCCCGGTCGTCGGCATCACCGTGCCGACCGGCTACTCCTTCAACCTCGACGGCACGATGATCTACCTGACCATGGCCTCGCTGTTCATCGCCGACACGATGGACCAGCCGATGAGCATCGGCCAGCAGATCGGGCTGCTGCTCTTCATGATGGTCGCCTCGAAGGGCGCGGCGGGTGTCTCCGGTTCCGGTATCGCCGTACTGGCCAGCGGTCTGCAGTCGCACAAGCCGGCGCTGGTCGACGGCGTCGGTCTGATCATCGGGATCGACCGCTTCATGAGCGAGGCGCGCGCCGTCACCAACTTCGCGGGCAACGCGGTGGCCACCCTGCTCATCGGCACCTGGACCGGCGAGGTCGACAAGGAGCGGGTGACCCGGGTGCTCGCCGGTGAGCTGCCGTTCGACGAACGGACGCTGCTGGACGACGCGGGCGAGGACGCGGACGCCTCCGCCGAACTGCCCGAGCAGGGCGGCGACAAAGAGCTGGCCAAGGCCTGA
- a CDS encoding HelD family protein: MQQEQEFIDGLYARVDVLRGDTEASVGDALAQGNTPMQARLERDVLVAERSGLLAALNAVDGSLCFGRIDLTTGVSHHIGRIGVRAGDTEHTPILIDWRAPVARPFYLATGHTPMDLRRRRHISTEGRRVTDVHDEILDLGDRRRTGHEDPSGDAVLLAALDAARTGRMSDIVQTIQAEQDRIIRAPHRGVLVVEGGPGTGKTAVALHRAAFLLYEYRELLAKRAVLIVGPNPAFLGYIGEVLPSLGETGVLLATVGELFPGVKATAADTPRAAAVKGRADMAEVLVSVVRDRQALPDPVIAIEHDRDVLMLDAGLVGVARERTREAGLPHNVAREYFEGHILNTLTDMLSERIGTDPFDGSNLLDPSDITQIRDDLAENPEVWSAIDQLWPRLTPQRLVADFLAGPEGYVGEEDAEAIRRPVTGAWTVADVPLLDEAAELLGEDDRVARALADQERRTQVAYAQGVLDVSYASRTYEFEDKDEEDSEILSAHNIIDAERMAERHEEEDHRSAAERAAADRTWAFGHIIVDEAQELSPMAWRLLMRRSPTRSMTLVGDPAQTAEAAGVGSWERILSPYVEDRWEHTRLAVNYRTPSEIMEVAAAVVRAEHPGFEPPSSVRTTGVRPWARATDDLPGAVAKAVEELTPAEGRLAVVAPRDLHPELAARLDGVTAGGEPDLTRTVVLLDPRQSKGLEFDSVLVVEPGRYGTSDLYVALTRATQRLGVLYTGELPEALAGAFG, from the coding sequence TTGCAGCAGGAGCAGGAATTCATCGACGGGCTGTACGCGCGCGTCGACGTGCTGCGGGGCGACACCGAGGCCTCCGTCGGCGACGCGCTCGCGCAGGGCAACACGCCCATGCAGGCCAGGCTCGAACGTGATGTGCTCGTCGCCGAGCGCTCGGGTCTGCTGGCCGCGCTGAACGCCGTGGACGGCTCGCTGTGCTTCGGCCGGATCGACCTCACCACCGGCGTCAGCCACCACATCGGCCGTATCGGTGTCCGCGCCGGCGACACCGAGCACACCCCCATCCTCATCGACTGGCGGGCGCCGGTCGCCCGCCCCTTCTACCTCGCCACCGGGCACACCCCGATGGACCTGCGCCGCCGCCGGCACATCAGTACCGAGGGCCGCCGGGTGACCGACGTGCACGACGAGATCCTCGACCTCGGAGACCGCCGGCGCACCGGCCACGAGGACCCGAGCGGTGACGCCGTCCTGCTCGCGGCCCTCGACGCGGCGCGCACCGGCCGCATGAGCGACATCGTGCAGACCATCCAGGCCGAGCAGGACCGCATCATCCGCGCCCCGCACCGGGGCGTACTGGTGGTGGAGGGCGGCCCCGGCACCGGCAAGACGGCCGTCGCGCTGCACCGGGCCGCGTTCCTGCTGTACGAGTACCGTGAACTGCTCGCCAAGCGCGCCGTCCTGATCGTCGGCCCGAACCCGGCGTTCCTCGGCTACATCGGCGAGGTGCTGCCCTCGCTCGGTGAGACGGGCGTCCTGCTCGCGACCGTCGGCGAGCTCTTCCCCGGGGTGAAGGCCACGGCGGCCGACACCCCGCGGGCCGCGGCGGTCAAGGGCCGCGCCGACATGGCCGAGGTGCTGGTCTCGGTGGTCCGCGACCGCCAGGCGCTGCCCGACCCGGTGATCGCGATCGAGCACGACCGCGACGTCCTGATGCTCGACGCCGGGCTCGTGGGAGTCGCCCGCGAGCGCACGCGTGAGGCCGGGCTGCCGCACAACGTGGCCCGCGAGTACTTCGAGGGCCACATCCTCAACACCCTCACCGACATGCTCTCCGAGCGCATCGGCACCGACCCGTTCGACGGGTCCAACCTGCTCGACCCGAGCGACATCACCCAGATCCGTGACGACCTCGCCGAGAACCCCGAGGTCTGGTCGGCCATCGACCAGCTGTGGCCGAGGCTGACCCCGCAGCGGCTGGTCGCCGACTTCCTCGCCGGCCCGGAGGGCTACGTCGGGGAGGAGGACGCCGAGGCGATCCGCCGTCCGGTCACCGGTGCGTGGACCGTCGCCGACGTCCCCCTCCTCGACGAGGCCGCGGAACTGCTGGGCGAGGACGACCGGGTCGCGCGGGCCCTGGCCGACCAGGAGCGCCGCACCCAGGTCGCCTACGCGCAGGGCGTGCTCGACGTGTCCTACGCCTCCCGTACGTACGAGTTCGAGGACAAGGACGAGGAGGACTCCGAGATCCTGTCCGCCCACAACATCATCGACGCCGAGCGGATGGCCGAGCGCCACGAGGAGGAGGACCACCGCAGCGCCGCCGAGCGGGCGGCGGCCGACCGGACCTGGGCGTTCGGCCACATCATCGTCGACGAGGCGCAGGAGCTCTCGCCGATGGCGTGGCGGCTGCTGATGCGCCGCAGTCCCACCCGGTCGATGACCCTGGTCGGCGACCCGGCGCAGACCGCCGAGGCGGCCGGGGTCGGGTCGTGGGAGCGGATCCTCTCCCCCTATGTCGAGGACCGCTGGGAGCACACCCGGCTCGCCGTCAACTACCGCACCCCGTCCGAGATCATGGAGGTGGCGGCGGCGGTGGTCCGTGCGGAGCACCCCGGCTTCGAACCGCCGAGTTCGGTGCGGACGACGGGCGTACGCCCGTGGGCGCGCGCGACCGACGACCTGCCCGGCGCGGTGGCGAAGGCGGTGGAGGAACTGACACCGGCGGAGGGCCGCCTGGCGGTCGTCGCCCCGCGCGACCTGCACCCGGAACTGGCCGCCCGGCTGGACGGCGTGACGGCGGGCGGCGAGCCGGACCTGACCCGGACGGTCGTCCTGCTCGACCCCCGCCAGTCCAAGGGCCTGGAGTTCGACTCCGTGCTGGTGGTGGAGCCGGGACGGTACGGCACGAGCGACCTGTACGTGGCCCTGACCCGGGCCACACAGCGACTGGGTGTCCTGTACACCGGGGAACTGCCGGAGGCGCTGGCCGGGGCGTTCGGGTAG
- a CDS encoding DUF2127 domain-containing protein yields MKIDWDRRTCARRGHATYAPDEPALRDRLRAGTSLGEAWRCLRCGDFVLGAPHGSGPADEAPLVPRGKVLRDLFILRFLAVERAVRGVFIVLVAAAVWRFSNSQDSVRRLFDEYLNVLRPVFRHFHYDLDHSPVVGSIQKSFGYKHSTLVLVAALLLAYALIELVEAGGLWYAKRWAEYLTVVATAAFLPLEVYELTEHVSWLKIATLVLNILAVLYIALAKRLFGLRGGRAAFDEERQSASLLEVEESAGVAAHA; encoded by the coding sequence ATGAAGATCGACTGGGACCGGCGAACGTGCGCGCGCCGCGGCCATGCGACGTACGCGCCGGACGAACCGGCGCTGCGCGACCGCCTGCGCGCCGGGACCAGCCTCGGCGAGGCCTGGCGCTGTCTGCGCTGCGGAGACTTCGTGCTCGGCGCACCGCACGGCTCGGGGCCCGCGGACGAGGCGCCGCTCGTGCCGCGCGGCAAGGTGCTGCGGGATCTGTTCATCCTGCGCTTCCTGGCGGTCGAACGGGCCGTGCGCGGGGTGTTCATCGTGCTGGTGGCAGCCGCGGTGTGGAGGTTCAGCAACAGCCAGGACTCCGTGCGCCGCCTCTTCGACGAGTACCTGAACGTCCTGCGGCCGGTCTTCAGGCACTTCCACTACGACCTCGACCATTCGCCGGTCGTCGGCAGCATCCAGAAGTCCTTCGGCTACAAGCACTCCACGCTGGTCCTGGTGGCCGCGCTGCTGCTGGCGTACGCGCTGATCGAACTCGTCGAGGCGGGCGGCCTCTGGTACGCGAAGCGCTGGGCGGAGTATCTGACGGTGGTCGCCACCGCCGCCTTCCTGCCCCTGGAGGTCTACGAGCTCACCGAGCACGTCAGCTGGCTGAAGATCGCCACCCTGGTCCTGAACATCCTCGCCGTCCTCTACATCGCCCTCGCCAAGCGGCTCTTCGGGCTGCGCGGCGGACGCGCGGCGTTCGACGAGGAGCGGCAGAGCGCGTCCCTGCTGGAGGTCGAGGAGTCGGCGGGCGTGGCGGCCCACGCCTGA
- a CDS encoding response regulator translates to MTDHQPIRVLVVEDDPVAADAHVMYVGRVPGFTAVGKARTGAEARRALDRTPVDLLLLDLHLPDVHGLQLARSLRAAGHHADVIAVTSARDLAVVREGVSLGVVQYVLKPFTFATLRDRLVRYAEFRAAAGEATGQDEVDRALATLRAPGPAALPKGLSAPTLERVTRTLRDCADGLTAAGVAEVVGISRITARRYLEHLVDAGRAARAPQYGQVGRPELQYRWVKG, encoded by the coding sequence ATGACCGACCACCAGCCCATCCGTGTCCTCGTCGTCGAGGACGACCCGGTGGCCGCCGACGCGCACGTCATGTACGTCGGGCGGGTCCCCGGCTTCACCGCGGTCGGCAAGGCCCGCACCGGTGCCGAGGCGCGCCGCGCCCTGGACCGCACCCCGGTGGACCTGCTGCTCCTCGATCTGCACCTGCCCGACGTGCACGGTCTGCAGCTCGCCCGCTCGCTGCGCGCCGCAGGCCACCACGCGGACGTGATCGCGGTGACCTCCGCGCGGGACCTCGCGGTCGTCAGGGAGGGGGTCTCGCTCGGGGTCGTCCAGTACGTCCTGAAGCCCTTCACCTTCGCCACCCTGCGCGACCGTCTCGTCCGGTACGCCGAGTTCCGCGCGGCGGCGGGTGAGGCGACCGGCCAGGACGAGGTGGACCGCGCGCTGGCCACGCTGCGCGCCCCGGGCCCGGCGGCGCTGCCGAAGGGACTGAGCGCGCCGACCCTGGAGCGCGTGACGCGCACCCTGCGGGACTGCGCGGACGGTCTCACGGCGGCCGGTGTCGCCGAGGTGGTGGGCATCTCGCGGATCACGGCCCGGCGCTATCTGGAGCACCTGGTGGACGCGGGACGCGCGGCCCGCGCTCCGCAGTACGGGCAGGTCGGGCGACCCGAGTTGCAGTACCGGTGGGTGAAGGGATAG
- a CDS encoding thioredoxin family protein produces the protein MTSVTDADFEAEVIGAELPVLVEFTADWCPPCRQMGPVLSALAAEEEGRLKVVQLDVDTNPETTNAYQVLSMPTFMVFRGGKPVKSMVGARPRRRLLEELSDVL, from the coding sequence GTGACTTCGGTGACGGACGCGGACTTCGAGGCGGAGGTGATCGGCGCGGAGCTGCCCGTGCTGGTGGAGTTCACCGCCGACTGGTGTCCGCCGTGCCGGCAGATGGGGCCGGTGCTGAGCGCTCTCGCGGCCGAGGAGGAGGGGCGGCTCAAGGTCGTCCAGCTGGACGTCGACACGAATCCGGAGACCACCAACGCCTACCAGGTGCTGTCGATGCCCACGTTCATGGTGTTCCGCGGCGGTAAGCCGGTGAAGTCGATGGTGGGCGCCCGGCCCAGGCGGCGGCTGCTGGAGGAGCTGTCCGACGTGCTCTGA
- a CDS encoding sensor histidine kinase, which yields MRLPRVPTPRSLAGQLFAMQAVLIAVLVAGYALFTYVSDRSQAEEAAGRQAMAVARSVADAPSVRDAIRTTDPTEPLQPYALQVQRDTGVDFVTIMNPRGIRWTHPDETLIGRHFLGHIGPALRGKSFTETYTGTLGPSVRAVTPVLDNGHLVGLVSAGIKVEAITKRVQDQVTALIGVAGGALALGGIGTYVINARLRRSTHGMNAAELSRMHDYHQAALHAVREGLLMLDGQYRVALMNDGGRELLGVDDEAVGRSVAELGLPAPLTGALLSAEPRVDEVHLTASRVLVVNTSPVTGGERRGTVVTLRDVTELQALTGELDSERGFTQALRSQAHEAANRLHTVVSLIELGRADEAVDFATAELELAQTLTDEVISAVSEPVLAALLLGKAAQANERGVELVISEQSGIDDGLLPAGLPARDLVTVLGNLIDNAVDAAQGTVRARVTVTAFTDGSGLLLRVADTGAGVDPAHAEAVFRRGWSTKPAGPAGRGLGLALVRQAVNRHDGTLTVTEAAGGGAEFEVRLPLPPAAVGAPESGVTVPRNPAPEPVQHALPGGDA from the coding sequence ATGCGCCTCCCCCGCGTCCCGACACCCCGCAGCCTGGCCGGCCAGCTCTTCGCCATGCAGGCCGTGCTCATCGCGGTGCTCGTCGCCGGATACGCGCTGTTCACCTACGTCAGTGACCGCAGCCAGGCCGAGGAGGCGGCGGGCCGCCAGGCGATGGCCGTGGCCCGTTCGGTCGCCGACGCCCCCTCGGTCCGCGACGCGATCCGCACCACGGACCCGACGGAGCCCCTCCAGCCGTACGCCCTCCAGGTGCAGCGGGACACCGGCGTGGACTTCGTGACGATCATGAACCCGCGGGGCATCCGCTGGACCCACCCCGACGAGACGCTGATAGGGCGGCACTTCCTCGGGCACATCGGCCCCGCCCTGCGCGGCAAGTCCTTCACCGAGACCTACACGGGCACCCTCGGTCCGTCCGTACGCGCCGTCACCCCGGTCCTGGACAACGGCCACCTCGTCGGTCTGGTCAGCGCGGGCATCAAGGTGGAGGCGATCACCAAACGCGTCCAGGACCAGGTGACCGCCCTGATCGGCGTCGCGGGCGGCGCCCTCGCCCTCGGCGGCATCGGCACCTACGTCATCAACGCCCGGCTGCGCCGCTCCACGCACGGCATGAACGCGGCCGAGCTGAGCCGTATGCACGACTACCACCAGGCCGCGCTGCACGCCGTGCGCGAGGGCCTGCTGATGCTGGACGGGCAGTACCGGGTGGCGCTGATGAACGACGGCGGACGGGAACTGCTGGGCGTGGACGACGAGGCGGTCGGCCGCTCCGTGGCCGAACTCGGCCTGCCCGCGCCCCTGACCGGCGCGCTGCTGTCGGCGGAGCCCCGGGTGGACGAGGTGCACCTCACGGCGTCCCGCGTGCTGGTCGTCAACACCTCCCCGGTCACCGGCGGCGAGCGCCGCGGCACGGTCGTCACCCTGCGCGATGTCACCGAACTCCAGGCGCTGACGGGGGAACTCGACTCCGAGCGCGGCTTCACCCAGGCCCTGCGCTCGCAGGCCCACGAGGCCGCGAACCGTCTCCACACGGTGGTCTCGCTGATCGAGCTGGGCCGCGCCGACGAGGCCGTCGACTTCGCCACCGCCGAACTGGAACTGGCCCAGACACTCACCGACGAGGTGATCTCGGCGGTCAGCGAACCGGTCCTCGCCGCTCTGCTGCTGGGCAAGGCGGCCCAGGCCAACGAGCGGGGCGTGGAGCTGGTGATCTCGGAGCAGAGCGGCATCGACGACGGTCTGCTGCCGGCCGGCCTGCCGGCCCGGGACCTGGTGACGGTCCTCGGCAACCTGATCGACAACGCGGTGGACGCGGCACAGGGCACCGTACGGGCGCGGGTGACCGTCACGGCCTTCACGGACGGCTCGGGCCTGCTGCTGCGGGTCGCCGACACGGGTGCCGGGGTGGATCCGGCCCACGCGGAGGCGGTCTTCCGGCGCGGCTGGTCGACGAAACCGGCGGGGCCCGCCGGCCGCGGGCTGGGCCTCGCCCTCGTACGCCAGGCGGTGAACCGTCACGACGGCACCCTGACGGTGACCGAAGCGGCGGGGGGCGGCGCGGAGTTCGAGGTACGGCTGCCCCTGCCCCCGGCGGCCGTCGGCGCGCCCGAGTCCGGGGTCACCGTCCCGCGGAACCCCGCTCCCGAGCCCGTCCAGCACGCCCTGCCCGGAGGCGACGCATGA
- a CDS encoding TetR/AcrR family transcriptional regulator has translation MTAMTTGSASRADANRRRILDVALAELLRDPDASMDQIARAAGVVRRTVYGHFPSREVLVSTLTDGAVEAVAAAHAAGREGVEDPAESLIRSTLAVWEIADRYRLLVALAQRSVTVQGIRERLTPVREACAQVLRHGLEQGVFESPLPAPALAYVHEQMLFALMEAVNDGLLAAEEAGRSAAVTMLTTAGVPASRATALVAKLSDAHETGGAHETGGVHKAGEVHKAGEAG, from the coding sequence ATGACAGCCATGACCACGGGTAGTGCCAGCCGCGCGGACGCGAACCGCCGCCGCATCCTCGACGTCGCGCTCGCCGAGCTGCTGCGCGACCCCGACGCCTCCATGGACCAGATCGCACGGGCCGCCGGCGTCGTACGGCGCACCGTGTACGGACACTTCCCGAGCCGCGAGGTGCTCGTCAGCACCCTGACCGACGGCGCCGTGGAGGCGGTGGCCGCCGCGCACGCGGCGGGCCGGGAGGGGGTCGAGGACCCGGCGGAGTCGCTGATCCGCTCGACGCTCGCGGTCTGGGAGATCGCCGACCGTTACCGGCTGCTGGTCGCGCTGGCCCAGCGCAGCGTCACCGTGCAGGGCATCCGCGAACGGCTCACCCCGGTGCGCGAGGCTTGCGCGCAGGTGCTCAGACACGGCCTGGAACAGGGCGTGTTCGAGTCCCCGCTGCCGGCCCCGGCCCTGGCCTACGTGCACGAGCAGATGCTGTTCGCGCTGATGGAGGCGGTCAACGACGGCCTGCTCGCCGCGGAGGAGGCGGGCCGCTCCGCCGCGGTCACCATGCTGACCACCGCGGGCGTACCCGCCTCCCGCGCCACCGCTCTGGTGGCGAAGCTGAGCGACGCGCACGAGACGGGCGGGGCACACGAGACGGGCGGGGTGCACAAGGCAGGCGAGGTGCACAAGGCAGGCGAGGCGGGCTGA
- a CDS encoding MFS transporter — MRLVINEPVERMDRPYARRWWALLVLCLSLLIIVMANTALTVAAPDMTQDLGLSSADLQWVIDGYTVPYAALMLLLGAIGDKYSRRGALVLGLVVFGGGAVAGSLVDSSAGVIAARAVMGVGAALIMPATLSLLAATFPRAERAKAITLWTATAGLAIAAGPLVAGALLQHHGWSSTFLINVPIAAVAIVGALVLVPPSRAGHRHRVDHVGGLLSVVWIGALVYMIIEGPHFGWGVRAVTAAVVAGLGLTAFVVWELRHPRPVVDVRRFAQRRFAGSNLAVALFFLAVFGAFYYLTQHLQFVLGYDALDTGVRMLPLAGAVFAGSALTGYLTPRVGMRLTVTAGMVGGTAALALLTRVDAASSYGDLVLPLVILGLAIGLALSPCTDAIMGAFPESELGVGGAVNDTSLELGGSLGIALLGSVLASSYSSHLSDATRGGGLPADALATAQDSVGAGYAVARGIGDKARQLGEQAARAGHGGHTEKAAQLKAQSDQLAHGARQMADAVGSSFSDAVAHTSLVGAVILGVGTVLVAVLLPRKERAVPTPTGTGDAGAAGDTGPAKTESASEPESASEAATETGTATGMATGTGTATGTDVESASASAESAAAR, encoded by the coding sequence ATGCGTCTCGTCATCAACGAACCGGTCGAGCGGATGGACCGGCCCTATGCCCGGCGCTGGTGGGCGCTGCTGGTGCTCTGCCTGAGCCTGCTGATCATCGTGATGGCCAACACCGCCCTCACCGTCGCGGCCCCCGACATGACCCAGGACCTGGGGCTGTCCAGCGCCGACCTGCAGTGGGTCATCGACGGCTACACCGTCCCGTACGCCGCGCTGATGCTGCTGCTCGGCGCGATCGGCGACAAGTACAGCCGGCGCGGCGCGCTCGTGCTGGGGCTGGTGGTCTTCGGCGGCGGGGCGGTGGCGGGCTCCCTCGTGGACAGCTCCGCCGGTGTCATCGCGGCCCGTGCCGTGATGGGGGTCGGCGCCGCGCTGATCATGCCCGCGACGCTCTCCCTGCTCGCCGCGACCTTCCCGCGCGCGGAACGCGCGAAGGCGATCACCCTGTGGACCGCCACGGCCGGTCTCGCCATCGCGGCGGGCCCCCTGGTCGCGGGCGCGCTGCTGCAGCACCACGGCTGGTCCTCCACCTTCCTGATCAACGTGCCGATCGCCGCCGTCGCGATCGTCGGCGCCCTCGTCCTCGTACCGCCCTCCAGGGCCGGGCACCGGCACCGCGTCGACCACGTCGGCGGTCTGCTGTCGGTCGTCTGGATCGGCGCGCTGGTCTACATGATCATCGAGGGGCCGCACTTCGGATGGGGCGTCCGGGCCGTCACGGCCGCGGTCGTCGCGGGGCTCGGGCTGACGGCCTTCGTGGTGTGGGAGCTGCGGCACCCGCGTCCGGTCGTCGACGTACGCCGGTTCGCCCAGCGCCGGTTCGCCGGCTCGAACCTCGCCGTCGCGCTCTTCTTCCTGGCCGTTTTCGGCGCCTTCTACTACCTCACCCAGCACCTGCAGTTCGTGCTCGGGTACGACGCGCTGGACACCGGTGTGCGGATGCTGCCGCTCGCCGGGGCCGTCTTCGCCGGCTCGGCGCTCACCGGCTACCTCACCCCGCGCGTCGGCATGAGGCTCACGGTGACCGCGGGCATGGTCGGCGGTACGGCGGCACTCGCGCTGCTGACCCGGGTCGACGCGGCGTCGTCGTACGGTGATCTCGTCCTCCCGCTCGTCATCCTCGGCCTCGCCATCGGGCTCGCGCTCTCGCCCTGCACGGACGCCATCATGGGCGCGTTCCCCGAGTCCGAACTCGGTGTCGGCGGCGCGGTCAACGACACCTCGCTGGAGCTCGGCGGCTCGCTCGGCATCGCCCTTCTCGGCTCGGTGCTGGCGAGTTCGTACTCCTCGCACCTCTCGGACGCGACCAGGGGCGGCGGCCTCCCGGCGGACGCGCTGGCCACGGCCCAGGACTCGGTCGGCGCGGGATACGCGGTCGCCCGGGGCATCGGTGACAAGGCCCGGCAGCTCGGAGAGCAGGCCGCACGGGCCGGGCACGGCGGGCACACCGAGAAGGCCGCGCAACTGAAAGCGCAGTCCGACCAACTCGCCCACGGCGCACGGCAGATGGCGGACGCGGTCGGTTCGTCCTTCTCGGACGCGGTGGCGCACACCAGCCTGGTCGGCGCGGTGATCCTGGGCGTGGGGACGGTACTGGTGGCGGTACTGCTGCCGCGCAAGGAGCGCGCGGTGCCGACGCCGACGGGCACCGGGGACGCGGGGGCGGCCGGCGACACGGGGCCCGCGAAGACGGAGTCCGCGTCCGAGCCGGAGTCCGCGTCCGAGGCGGCGACCGAGACGGGGACGGCGACCGGGATGGCGACGGGGACGGGGACGGCGACCGGGACCGACGTGGAGTCCGCGTCCGCGTCCGCGGAGAGTGCCGCGGCGCGCTGA